From a region of the Lactuca sativa cultivar Salinas chromosome 4, Lsat_Salinas_v11, whole genome shotgun sequence genome:
- the LOC111895352 gene encoding SWI/SNF complex subunit SWI3A, with translation MESSQSHHQFLKPFLPADDHRFEFELYTIPGSSAWFSWDNIHETEKTSLKEFFDGASFTRNPRVYKEYRDFIISKYREDPSRRLTFSEVRKSLVGDVNYLLKVFRFLEKWGLINFSAPSPSSASGGEDNDLVTEDEEGRWKVKVEEGPPHGVRVVAIPNSLKPVSLPTTVSYINGSHLAESDFKMPPLSSHSDVYQELIDLVCGNCKELCESGHYEYTKDKTSIICIKCFENGAYGKNKSLDDYKLIDSTPDNKNNATPWTEAETLLLLESVLKHGDDWDLVAQNVQTKSKLECISKLIQLPFGQLMLGPTYDRFRHQDTNINPNNQKKGQVCPPVPPPQETKDIEPESKIEQNGDADSEAPPPKRICIEPISDSSQIDNKDEQVAPLLVAHEELKEKESQVSDFKIQKQQDGDLEDNFVVKNDCSKVVPNVSHSLMQQVARISAVVGPHVAASAAEAAVTALCEENEIPKEIFDNEENDNEPERISQGNDSEMESEKGVIPLPLRMRATSATALGAAAAHAKLLAIQEEREVERLVSTVINTQLKKLQYKMELLKEVEVIMEKEFSQMAEVEESLVVERMEVVEKAVDGGVSRWRDRTVVKSQVEIIL, from the exons ATGGAGAGCTCACAGTCACACCACCAATTTTTAAAACCATTCCTTCCCGCCGACGATCATCGCTTCGAATTCGAACTCTACACCATCCCCGGTAGCTCCG CCTGGTTTTCTTGGGATAACATTCACGAAACCGAGAAAACTTCGCTCAAGGAGTTTTTCGACGGGGCTTCGTTTACTAGAAACCCTAGGGTGTATAAGGAGTATCGAGATTTCATTATTTCAAAGTATAGGGAAGATCCTTCTAGAAGGCTAACATTCTCCGAAGTCCGAAAATCGCTAGTCGGTGACGTCAATTATCTCCTGAAGGTGTTCCGGTTTCTCGAAAAGTGGGGGTTAATTAATTTCAGTGCGCCATCTCCGTCATCGGCGAGCGGTGGTGAAGATAATGATTTGGTTACGGAGGACGAGGAAGGGAGATGGAAAGTTAAGGTGGAGGAAGGGCCTCCTCATGGTGTTAGGGTTGTTGCAATTCCAAATTCGTTGAAGCCTGTTTCATTGCCGACTACTGTTAGCTATATCAATGGCTCTCATCTGGCTGAGAGCGATTTCAAAATGCCACCCCTTTCTTCTCATTCCGATGTTTACCAGGAATTGATCGATTTGGTCTGTGGAAATTGCAAGGAGCTGTGCGAGTCTGGTCATTACGAGTATACAAAG GACAAAACTTCCATCATTTGCATCAAGTGCTTTGAAAACGGAGCTTATGGGAAGAACAAATCCCTTGATGATTACAAGTTAATCGACTCCACTCCTGACAATAAGAACAATGCCACTCCATGGACAGAAGCAGAAACATTACTTCTTCTAGAATCCGTATTAAAGCATGGAGATGACTGGGATCTTGTAGCTCAAAATGTTCAAACCAAGAGTAAACTCGAGTGTATTTCAAAACTTATACAATTACCTTTCGGCCAACTTATGTTGGGACCCACATATGATAGATTCAGACACCAGGACACCAATATCAATCCAAACAACCAGAAAAAAGGACAAGTATGCCCTCCAGTTCCACCACCTCAAGAAACTAAAGATATTGAACCCGAAAGCAAAATAGAACAAAATGGTGATGCTGATAGTGAAGCTCCCCCTCCAAAGAGAATATGCATTGAACCCATTTCAGATTCTTCACAGATTGACAATAAAGATGAACAAGTGGCACCATTGTTAGTTGCCCATGAAGAACTTAAAGAAAAAGAAAGTCAAGTTTCTGATTTCAAGATTCAGAAGCAGCAAGATGGAGATTTAGAGGACAATTTTGTTGTGAAAAACGATTGTTCTAAAGTAGTCCCCAATGTCAGTCATTCACTTATGCAACAG GTTGCTCGCATATCTGCTGTGGTTGGTCCACATGTTGCAGCTTCTGCTGCTGAGGCTGCAGTTACAGCTCTTTGTGAAGAAAATGAAATTCCAAAAGAAATATTTGATAATGAAGAAAATGACAATGAGCCTGAAAG GATTTCTCAAGGCAATGATTCAGAGATGGAATCAG AAAAAGGTGTCATACCTTTACCGTTACGGATGAGAGCCACAAGTGCAACCGCGCTTGGTGCCGCAGCCGCGCACGCCAAATTATTAGCAATCCAAGAAGAGAGAGAAGTTGAACGGTTGGTGTCAACCGTAATTAATACACAG TTGAAAAAGTTGCAGTATAAGATGGAGTTATTGAAAGAGGTGGAAGTGATAATGGAAAAAGAGTTTAGTCAAATGGCTGAGGTGGAGGAATCGTTGGTGGTGGAGCGAATGGAAGTGGTTGAGAAGGCGGTTGATGGCGGTGTAAGTAGGTGGAGGGATCGGACGGTGGTTAAGTCACAAGTAGAGATTATACTCTag